In one window of Pseudomonadota bacterium DNA:
- the rpe gene encoding ribulose-phosphate 3-epimerase: MGFVIAPSILSADLARLGDEVAAVLGAGADVVHFDVMDSHYVPNLTFGPEIARALRGYGITAPLDVHLMCRPVDRLIGEFAEAGADWISIHPEGTDHLDRSLSLIRESGVKAGVALNPATPIDWLDHVMDRIDLILVMSVNPGFGGQSFLPSALPKIRTLASRIAQADHPIRLQVDGGIKVNNIAEVAAAGADAFVAGSAIFGADDYAATISAMREALAGSGT; this comes from the coding sequence ATGGGGTTTGTGATTGCGCCTTCTATCTTGTCGGCTGACCTGGCTCGGTTGGGGGATGAGGTGGCGGCGGTGTTGGGGGCTGGGGCGGACGTGGTGCACTTCGATGTGATGGACAGTCACTACGTGCCCAATCTGACCTTTGGGCCTGAGATCGCGCGAGCCTTGCGGGGCTATGGGATAACGGCACCGTTGGATGTGCACCTGATGTGCCGGCCGGTGGATCGGTTGATCGGCGAGTTCGCTGAGGCGGGTGCCGATTGGATTTCCATCCATCCGGAGGGGACGGATCATCTGGATCGTAGCTTGAGCCTGATCCGCGAGAGCGGTGTGAAGGCGGGGGTGGCGCTGAATCCGGCGACGCCCATCGACTGGTTGGACCACGTGATGGATCGGATCGACCTGATCCTGGTGATGTCCGTGAACCCGGGTTTCGGTGGGCAGAGCTTCCTGCCTTCGGCGTTGCCGAAGATCCGAACCTTGGCATCACGCATCGCCCAGGCGGATCACCCCATTCGCTTGCAGGTGGACGGGGGTATCAAAGTGAACAACATCGCCGAGGTGGCGGCCGCAGGTGCCGATGCCTTCGTGGCGGGGTCAGCGATCTTCGGGGCGGACGACTACGCGGCAACGATCAGCGCGATGCGCGAAGCGTTGGCGGGCAGTGGTACTTGA
- the djlA gene encoding co-chaperone DjlA: MNQVLWGKFAGGVLGFMAGHWLGAIVGVVVGHQFDVGLSRQRAGRAAGGQDVREVQFEFFTASFWMMGHTAKADGRVSEQEIRVAREVMQRMQLNEEQTRSAITLFNEGKQEDFDAPATLRRFHGKCRHHPDLLRTFMEIQIQVALADGDIGEEQWAVLTRAASSLGISRSELSRLEALVRRHGSSQAMQVTPTERLQQSYRLLGVDRDASDSAVKKAYRRLMNQHHPDKLVGRDMPEEMVRLAEERTRQIREAYDTIRSSRS; the protein is encoded by the coding sequence ATGAACCAAGTGCTATGGGGAAAATTTGCTGGCGGCGTGCTCGGTTTCATGGCCGGGCACTGGCTGGGTGCCATCGTCGGTGTGGTCGTCGGCCACCAGTTCGACGTCGGTCTCTCGCGCCAGCGCGCCGGTCGCGCCGCGGGCGGCCAGGATGTGCGCGAGGTTCAGTTCGAGTTCTTTACGGCCAGCTTTTGGATGATGGGGCACACGGCCAAGGCTGACGGGCGGGTGTCCGAGCAGGAGATACGGGTGGCGCGGGAAGTCATGCAACGCATGCAGCTCAATGAAGAGCAGACCCGCTCGGCGATCACCCTCTTCAACGAGGGCAAGCAGGAGGACTTCGATGCGCCCGCCACCCTGCGCCGCTTTCACGGCAAATGCCGCCACCACCCGGATCTGCTGCGCACCTTTATGGAGATCCAGATTCAGGTGGCGCTCGCGGATGGCGACATCGGCGAGGAGCAATGGGCGGTGCTCACGCGGGCGGCGAGCAGCCTCGGCATCTCGCGCAGTGAGCTGTCGCGCCTGGAGGCATTGGTGCGCCGGCATGGCTCGTCGCAGGCGATGCAGGTGACGCCGACCGAGCGCTTGCAGCAGTCCTACCGCCTGTTGGGGGTGGATCGGGATGCGAGCGATAGTGCCGTGAAGAAGGCCTATCGGCGGCTGATGAATCAGCATCATCCGGATAAGTTGGTGGGAAGGGACATGCCGGAGGAGATGGTGCGGCTGGCCGAGGAGCGTACGCGGCAGATTCGCGAGGCATACGACACCATCCGCTCCTCCCGCTCCTGA
- a CDS encoding phosphoribosylaminoimidazolesuccinocarboxamide synthase has product MSANTPATCVYESDIAGLELIARGKVRDVYAVDEERLLIVVSDRLSAFDVVLPDPIPGKGEVLNGISGFWFDRTEHIVPNHLLRDGLHDLLAQHGAEAYASRAMLVRRLRPLPIEAVVRGYLLGSGWADYQKSGEVCGIALAPGMRQAERLPEPLFTPATKAAVGDHDENISFEQCAALVGEEIATRVRDVAVRLYQHAAEYAATRGIIIADTKFEFAMDGDQLILIDEALTPDSSRFWPAEEYAVGSSPPSFDKQFVRDYLSTLDWDRTAPAPSLPAEVIEGTVARYRRALELLIG; this is encoded by the coding sequence ATGTCAGCGAACACCCCTGCGACCTGCGTTTATGAGTCCGACATCGCCGGCCTCGAATTGATCGCCCGCGGCAAGGTTCGCGACGTCTACGCCGTGGACGAGGAGCGCCTGCTGATCGTGGTCAGTGATCGACTCTCCGCCTTCGACGTGGTGCTGCCCGACCCGATTCCCGGCAAGGGCGAGGTGCTGAACGGCATCTCCGGCTTCTGGTTCGACCGCACCGAACACATCGTGCCCAACCACCTGCTGCGCGACGGCCTGCACGATCTCCTGGCCCAACACGGAGCCGAGGCGTACGCCTCGCGCGCCATGCTCGTGCGTCGCCTGCGACCCCTGCCGATCGAGGCGGTGGTGCGCGGCTACCTCCTCGGCTCGGGCTGGGCGGACTACCAGAAGAGTGGCGAGGTGTGCGGGATCGCGCTGGCGCCGGGCATGCGCCAGGCTGAACGGCTACCGGAGCCTCTGTTCACGCCGGCCACCAAAGCCGCAGTGGGCGACCACGATGAGAACATCAGCTTCGAGCAGTGCGCGGCGCTGGTGGGCGAGGAGATCGCGACGCGGGTACGCGACGTGGCCGTGCGCCTCTACCAGCATGCGGCCGAGTACGCGGCGACCCGCGGCATCATCATCGCCGACACCAAGTTCGAGTTCGCCATGGACGGCGACCAGCTGATCCTGATCGACGAAGCCCTCACGCCCGACTCCTCACGCTTCTGGCCGGCCGAGGAATACGCCGTGGGCAGCAGCCCGCCGAGCTTCGATAAGCAGTTCGTGCGCGACTACCTCTCGACCCTCGACTGGGATCGCACCGCGCCGGCACCGTCGCTTCCCGCCGAGGTCATCGAGGGCACCGTGGCGCGCTACCGACGCGCCCTGGAATTGCTGATCGGTTGA
- the pmbA gene encoding metalloprotease PmbA: MNETALAVTQPSADADELQRVVERVLKMAAARGASQAEAAASAGAGLGVTVRLGDVETLEQTRDRGVAVTVYFGQRKATASTADFADAALEDTVAKACSIAGFTAEDPCAGLADQALMASEFPDLDLDHPWALDPDEAIELARRCEATALATDERIDNSEGGSVHTSRGCRVYGNSWGFVGRGTSTRHSLSCSVLASSDGNMERDYWYSVARAREHLESPEAVGERAAQRTIRRLGARKIATTKAPVLLPPEHSRGLVGSFLGAIRGGAQYREASFLLDVVGEQVFPTFVQMMERPHLPGALASASFDQEGVATRDRDLVSDGVVKGYLLSSYSARKLGLSTTGHCGGAWNTLVPAATADGEQLDFDALLARMDRGFLVTELIGQGVNMVTGDYSRGAAGFWVEGGEIRYPVHEVTIAGNLSAMFSGLQAIGTDVDRRGAVHCGSILLDEMTIAGD, translated from the coding sequence ATGAACGAAACCGCCCTGGCCGTCACGCAACCCTCGGCCGACGCTGACGAGTTGCAGCGGGTCGTCGAACGCGTCCTGAAGATGGCAGCCGCGCGCGGCGCCAGCCAAGCGGAGGCCGCTGCCAGCGCGGGCGCAGGCCTCGGCGTGACCGTGCGCCTCGGGGACGTGGAGACGCTGGAGCAAACCCGCGACCGGGGGGTCGCCGTGACGGTGTACTTCGGTCAGCGCAAGGCCACGGCGAGTACGGCAGATTTCGCTGATGCCGCCCTCGAGGATACGGTGGCCAAGGCGTGCAGCATCGCCGGCTTCACCGCGGAGGACCCATGCGCGGGCCTAGCTGATCAGGCGTTGATGGCGAGCGAATTCCCCGATCTCGACCTCGATCATCCCTGGGCCCTCGACCCGGACGAGGCGATCGAGTTGGCGAGGCGCTGCGAGGCGACGGCGTTGGCCACGGACGAGCGCATCGACAACTCCGAGGGCGGCTCCGTGCACACGAGCCGTGGCTGTCGCGTCTACGGCAACAGCTGGGGCTTCGTCGGCCGCGGCACCAGCACGCGCCACTCGCTCAGCTGCAGCGTACTGGCGAGCAGCGACGGCAACATGGAGCGCGATTACTGGTACTCCGTGGCTCGGGCGCGCGAGCACCTCGAGTCACCGGAAGCGGTCGGGGAGCGCGCCGCACAACGCACGATCCGGCGCCTCGGCGCGCGCAAGATCGCCACCACCAAGGCGCCCGTGCTGTTGCCGCCGGAGCACTCCCGTGGCCTGGTGGGATCCTTTCTCGGCGCCATTCGCGGCGGCGCTCAATACCGTGAAGCCTCGTTCCTGCTCGATGTGGTGGGCGAGCAGGTGTTTCCCACGTTCGTGCAGATGATGGAACGACCGCACCTACCGGGCGCTTTGGCCAGTGCGAGCTTCGATCAGGAAGGGGTCGCCACGCGCGATCGAGATCTGGTGAGCGACGGGGTGGTGAAGGGTTATCTGCTCTCCAGCTATTCGGCCCGTAAGCTCGGGCTGAGCACCACCGGGCACTGCGGTGGCGCCTGGAACACCCTCGTGCCTGCCGCCACCGCCGACGGTGAGCAGCTGGATTTCGACGCCCTGCTCGCGCGTATGGATCGCGGCTTCCTGGTCACCGAGTTGATCGGTCAGGGCGTGAACATGGTCACCGGGGACTATTCGCGCGGCGCGGCCGGCTTCTGGGTGGAAGGGGGCGAGATTCGCTACCCCGTGCACGAGGTGACCATCGCCGGCAACCTGAGCGCGATGTTCTCGGGCCTGCAGGCGATCGGCACGGACGTGGATCGCCGTGGCGCTGTGCACTGCGGCTCTATCCTCCTGGACGAGATGACGATCGCCGGCGACTGA
- the yjgA gene encoding ribosome biogenesis factor YjgA, giving the protein MEDLEHDDGPSKSQRKRDAQALQALAVSLVELSDEQLARIPLPEKLHDAIVETRRITSHGALRRQHQYLGKLMRRAEHEPIREALAQLEREAAGQTQHFHTLERWRDRLLAEGDAAIDELLASFPQLERPPLRHFVRRARQEREANRPPRSARALFRHLRERIEAPTPTQDEDAAPD; this is encoded by the coding sequence ATGGAGGACCTCGAGCACGACGACGGACCCAGCAAGTCCCAACGCAAACGCGATGCGCAAGCGCTGCAAGCGCTGGCCGTGTCATTGGTCGAGCTATCGGACGAACAGCTAGCGCGGATACCCCTGCCGGAGAAGCTACACGACGCGATCGTCGAGACCCGACGCATCACCTCCCACGGTGCCCTACGCCGCCAGCACCAGTACCTCGGCAAACTCATGCGCCGCGCCGAGCATGAACCGATCCGCGAGGCCCTGGCCCAACTCGAGCGTGAAGCGGCCGGGCAGACGCAACACTTCCATACGCTGGAGCGCTGGCGCGACCGTCTCCTGGCCGAGGGCGACGCGGCGATCGATGAACTGCTGGCCAGCTTCCCCCAGCTGGAGCGCCCCCCCCTGCGGCATTTCGTACGCCGGGCACGCCAGGAGCGGGAGGCGAACCGTCCCCCGCGATCGGCCCGCGCCCTGTTCCGCCACCTGCGTGAGCGCATCGAAGCGCCCACGCCGACGCAGGACGAGGACGCCGCCCCCGACTGA
- the purE gene encoding 5-(carboxyamino)imidazole ribonucleotide mutase, with amino-acid sequence MQPKVGIIMGSRSDWETMRPASDTLTTLGVAHESRVVSAHRTPDLLFEYCEGARARGLKVIIAGAGGAAHLPGMAAAKTELPVLAVPVMSKALAGVDSLLSIVQMPKGIPVGTLAIGQAGAQNAALLAAAILANEDDAVHAALVAFRREQTERVLSDPDPSQPPPAS; translated from the coding sequence ATGCAACCAAAAGTAGGCATCATCATGGGGTCGCGCTCCGACTGGGAGACCATGCGACCGGCCAGCGACACGCTGACCACCCTCGGCGTGGCCCACGAGAGCCGCGTGGTCTCCGCTCACCGCACACCGGACCTGCTCTTCGAGTACTGCGAAGGGGCTCGCGCTCGCGGCTTGAAGGTGATCATCGCGGGCGCCGGCGGCGCTGCCCACCTGCCCGGCATGGCTGCCGCCAAGACTGAGTTACCGGTGCTGGCCGTCCCCGTGATGTCGAAGGCCCTAGCGGGAGTGGACTCCCTGCTGTCCATCGTGCAGATGCCTAAGGGCATTCCCGTGGGCACGCTCGCCATCGGCCAGGCGGGCGCACAGAACGCCGCCCTGCTCGCCGCGGCCATCCTCGCCAATGAGGACGACGCGGTGCATGCCGCGCTGGTCGCGTTCCGACGCGAGCAGACCGAGCGCGTACTGAGCGACCCGGATCCCAGCCAACCTCCACCGGCATCCTGA
- a CDS encoding 5-(carboxyamino)imidazole ribonucleotide synthase: MKIAIVGGGQLARMMVLAGYNLGQEFLILDPNERASGGQVAPMMLGNFGDPERLAALAERVDVVTFDLENVPAPVLRQVAAPQLYPPVDALETCQDRLNEKTLFDELGIGVAGYRPVNELDELFEAVNALGLPLVLKTRRLGYDGRGQRVLRETADIEPAWQALRGVPLLAEQFVPFDGEVSIVGVRSREGEIRTYPLSLNQHREGILRTSIAPAPVDPALETTAREQLERVMTRFDYVGVLTIEYFMKDGQLLANEMAPRVHNSGHWTIEGAVTSQFENHIRAVAGLPLGSVAVRCPSAMVNFIGTMPAPEKVLAIPGAHLHDYGKSARPGRKLGHCTVIGVDVAERDARLAQVQALVGDQP; encoded by the coding sequence ATGAAGATCGCAATCGTAGGCGGCGGCCAGCTCGCCCGCATGATGGTGCTCGCTGGCTATAACCTCGGGCAGGAGTTTCTGATCCTCGACCCCAACGAGCGCGCCAGCGGCGGACAGGTCGCGCCGATGATGCTGGGCAACTTCGGCGATCCCGAGCGCCTCGCGGCGCTGGCGGAACGGGTCGACGTCGTCACCTTCGACCTCGAGAACGTGCCCGCCCCCGTGCTGCGCCAGGTGGCGGCGCCGCAGCTGTACCCGCCCGTGGACGCGCTCGAGACCTGTCAGGACCGTCTGAACGAGAAGACGCTCTTCGACGAGCTCGGCATCGGAGTGGCCGGCTATCGACCGGTGAACGAACTCGACGAGTTGTTCGAAGCGGTGAACGCGCTCGGTCTTCCCCTGGTACTGAAGACGAGGCGCCTAGGCTACGACGGGCGCGGCCAACGGGTGCTGCGGGAGACCGCGGACATCGAGCCCGCCTGGCAAGCCCTGCGCGGCGTGCCCCTGCTCGCCGAGCAGTTCGTTCCCTTCGACGGCGAGGTCTCGATCGTCGGCGTGCGCAGCCGCGAGGGCGAGATTCGCACTTACCCGCTGAGCCTGAATCAGCATCGCGAAGGAATCTTGCGCACGTCGATCGCACCCGCCCCGGTGGACCCTGCCCTCGAAACCACGGCCCGCGAGCAGTTGGAGCGGGTGATGACGCGCTTCGACTACGTCGGCGTGCTCACCATCGAGTACTTCATGAAGGACGGTCAGCTCCTCGCCAACGAGATGGCACCACGTGTGCACAACTCCGGGCACTGGACCATCGAGGGGGCGGTCACCAGCCAGTTCGAAAACCACATCCGCGCCGTCGCCGGCCTGCCCTTGGGCAGCGTCGCCGTGCGCTGCCCGAGTGCCATGGTCAACTTCATCGGCACCATGCCGGCGCCGGAGAAGGTACTGGCCATCCCGGGGGCTCATCTGCACGACTACGGCAAATCGGCCCGCCCGGGGCGCAAGCTCGGGCATTGCACGGTCATCGGCGTGGACGTTGCCGAGCGAGACGCGCGACTGGCGCAGGTTCAGGCCCTGGTGGGCGATCAGCCCTGA
- a CDS encoding alpha/beta fold hydrolase → MAVHRYRVSSPAPIELEVDVRGEGDDAVLLLPSLGRGRADFDALVDALVREGFRTLALDPRGIGHSDNATFENLTLHTLADDAAAALDALAIERAHVIGHAFGNRIARCLQADHPARVRSLALLAAGGRVPPVEEAVDAFRRFVSTPMAPDAFLHEVAAANFSPASDPSAWADGWWLDTARGQATAAGRTELEDWWLPGSDVAVLIVQGLDDRMAPPANGRSLGEALGARARLVEVEQAGHALLPEQPAQVEAAVLEFLSGQRS, encoded by the coding sequence GTGGCCGTTCACCGCTACCGCGTATCGTCACCTGCCCCCATCGAGCTGGAAGTGGACGTGCGCGGCGAAGGCGACGACGCCGTGCTCCTGCTACCGTCCTTGGGGCGCGGCCGGGCCGACTTCGACGCGCTCGTCGATGCCCTTGTTCGTGAGGGATTCCGCACCCTGGCGCTCGATCCACGCGGCATTGGTCATAGCGACAACGCGACCTTCGAGAACCTCACCCTGCACACCCTGGCGGACGACGCCGCGGCGGCCCTGGATGCCCTCGCCATCGAACGTGCCCACGTCATCGGTCATGCCTTCGGCAACCGCATCGCGCGTTGCCTGCAAGCGGATCACCCCGCGCGGGTACGCTCTCTCGCCCTGTTGGCGGCAGGCGGGCGCGTGCCGCCGGTCGAAGAGGCGGTGGACGCCTTTCGTCGCTTCGTCTCCACACCGATGGCGCCCGACGCGTTCCTGCACGAGGTGGCAGCAGCCAACTTCTCGCCGGCGAGTGACCCGAGCGCGTGGGCTGACGGCTGGTGGCTCGACACGGCACGCGGCCAGGCGACAGCCGCCGGTCGCACGGAACTCGAGGATTGGTGGCTGCCCGGCAGCGACGTCGCGGTGCTGATCGTGCAGGGGTTGGACGATCGCATGGCGCCACCCGCCAACGGCCGTTCCCTAGGCGAAGCGCTCGGCGCTCGTGCACGCCTGGTGGAAGTGGAGCAAGCGGGTCATGCCCTGCTGCCCGAGCAACCGGCGCAGGTGGAGGCGGCCGTGTTGGAGTTTCTGTCCGGCCAGAGGTCCTAG
- a CDS encoding PDZ domain-containing protein — MSAKRYRWWAPVGLLFLSCAAFAQEFEADPPTPCLGVNVRDLQDVIFGNAAGSWEYEGVKNGVPVVNVNRGSPAALIGLRIGDFIVSMDGQPIYLAGELVSRVRELQIGERVEIEIYRRGEFLSARGVLGQLVGDLCQPAAAIRPRSQ; from the coding sequence ATGAGCGCCAAGCGCTACCGCTGGTGGGCCCCCGTCGGGCTCCTGTTCCTGAGCTGCGCCGCGTTCGCGCAGGAGTTCGAGGCGGATCCGCCCACCCCGTGCCTCGGCGTCAACGTGCGCGATCTGCAAGACGTGATCTTCGGCAACGCCGCCGGCAGTTGGGAGTACGAGGGCGTCAAGAACGGCGTGCCGGTGGTGAACGTCAATCGTGGGTCGCCGGCAGCGCTCATCGGGCTGCGCATCGGCGACTTCATCGTCTCCATGGACGGGCAGCCGATCTACCTCGCGGGCGAACTGGTCTCGCGCGTGCGGGAACTGCAGATCGGCGAGCGAGTGGAGATCGAGATCTACCGCCGGGGCGAGTTCCTCAGCGCCCGCGGCGTGCTGGGCCAGCTCGTCGGCGACCTGTGCCAGCCAGCCGCGGCCATTCGCCCCCGCAGCCAGTAG
- a CDS encoding pirin family protein yields MTAHPCPPPHDAATPRSDALSRFIRPKAKDIGEFEVRRVLPAGRCRSVGPFIFFDHMGPAAFAPGKGINVRPHPHVCLSTMTYLFEGEIMHRDSLGYAQLIRPGAINLMRAGRGIVHSERAGPDLQAPSRLDGIQTWMALPAEHEEAEPAFDHYPAETIPAVEVDGVSIRVVMGEALGARSPVRTLSPTVYLDVVLGAGQAVHIPRESQELAAYVAHGSITVDGQDDVAGGVMAVVADGADFAARGGAQGARLILVGGSPLGPRHLWWNFVASDPARIEQAKRDWRDGRFEKVPGDDEEFIPLPT; encoded by the coding sequence ATGACCGCTCATCCCTGTCCTCCGCCCCACGACGCCGCGACACCGCGCAGTGATGCCCTGAGCCGCTTCATCCGCCCGAAGGCGAAGGATATCGGTGAGTTCGAGGTACGGCGGGTCTTGCCCGCCGGCCGCTGCCGCTCGGTGGGTCCGTTCATCTTCTTCGACCACATGGGCCCCGCCGCCTTTGCGCCCGGCAAGGGGATCAACGTGCGGCCCCACCCCCACGTGTGCCTGTCCACCATGACCTACCTGTTCGAAGGCGAGATCATGCATCGGGACAGCCTCGGCTACGCGCAGCTGATCCGTCCTGGTGCGATCAACCTGATGCGCGCGGGTCGCGGCATCGTGCATTCCGAGCGGGCGGGGCCGGATCTGCAGGCGCCGTCGCGGCTGGACGGCATCCAGACCTGGATGGCCCTGCCGGCCGAGCATGAGGAGGCGGAGCCGGCCTTCGATCACTATCCGGCGGAGACGATTCCGGCGGTCGAGGTCGACGGCGTGTCGATTCGGGTGGTGATGGGCGAGGCGCTGGGCGCGCGTTCGCCCGTGCGCACCCTCTCCCCCACCGTGTACCTCGATGTCGTGCTCGGCGCCGGCCAGGCGGTGCACATCCCCCGCGAGTCCCAAGAACTTGCCGCTTACGTTGCCCACGGGTCGATCACCGTGGATGGGCAGGACGACGTCGCCGGCGGGGTGATGGCGGTGGTCGCCGATGGCGCCGATTTCGCTGCGCGAGGGGGAGCGCAGGGGGCCAGACTCATCCTGGTGGGGGGGTCGCCGCTCGGTCCGCGGCACCTGTGGTGGAACTTCGTGGCCAGCGATCCTGCCCGGATTGAACAGGCGAAGCGCGATTGGCGCGACGGTCGTTTCGAAAAGGTGCCGGGGGACGACGAGGAGTTCATTCCTTTGCCGACGTAA
- a CDS encoding FAD-binding domain-containing protein, with protein MNFPSWQPTQQAAQEALARFLPNAGNHYARTRNHDEGPEHRRNVSGLSPWLRHRLLLEQEVVQAAISQHGLGDAEKFVQEVYWRTYFKGWLEQHPDAWTGWLAALTEDQVRLDTDRALRERYVQAVSARTGIDCFDAWVQELVQTGYLHNHARMWFASIWIFTLQLPWSLGAAFFYEHLLDADPASNTLSWRWVGGLHTRGKHYLARPDNIAKYTNGRFNPARQLNTQAEPLDESEEERPPRVALELAATPPAASHRLGLLVTQEDCHPQSLALPSKPVAIGALPTSAGASEAPPRGPAQTAFGDGALAEGLRRGADHYGLDAATFGPDTWMSDILTWAHEHDLQTLVTAYAPIGPTRSALHDLAASVASEGITLIQLRRDYDSLAWPHAKAGFFGLKKKIPALVDALTP; from the coding sequence ATGAACTTCCCCTCCTGGCAACCGACCCAGCAAGCCGCCCAAGAGGCGCTAGCGCGCTTCCTACCGAACGCGGGCAACCACTACGCACGCACGCGCAACCACGACGAAGGGCCGGAGCACCGACGCAACGTCTCCGGCCTGTCGCCGTGGCTGCGCCACCGCCTGCTGCTGGAACAGGAGGTGGTGCAGGCGGCCATAAGCCAGCACGGCCTCGGCGATGCGGAGAAGTTCGTACAGGAGGTGTACTGGCGCACCTACTTCAAGGGTTGGCTGGAACAGCATCCCGACGCCTGGACCGGCTGGCTCGCGGCCCTCACGGAGGATCAGGTCCGTCTCGACACCGACCGCGCCCTGCGCGAACGCTACGTGCAGGCGGTCTCCGCGCGCACGGGCATCGACTGCTTCGACGCCTGGGTCCAGGAGCTGGTGCAGACCGGCTACCTGCACAATCACGCCCGCATGTGGTTCGCATCGATCTGGATCTTCACCCTACAACTGCCCTGGTCGCTCGGCGCCGCCTTCTTCTACGAGCACCTGCTGGATGCTGACCCCGCCTCCAACACCTTGTCTTGGCGCTGGGTCGGGGGGCTGCACACCCGCGGCAAGCACTACCTCGCCCGCCCGGACAACATCGCCAAGTACACCAACGGCCGCTTCAATCCGGCTCGCCAACTCAACACGCAGGCCGAGCCCCTCGACGAATCGGAGGAGGAACGCCCACCTCGGGTGGCCCTCGAGCTCGCCGCGACGCCGCCCGCCGCGAGTCATCGACTCGGCCTGTTGGTCACCCAGGAGGACTGCCACCCCCAGTCCCTGGCCTTGCCCAGCAAGCCCGTCGCCATCGGGGCCTTACCCACGAGCGCCGGCGCATCCGAGGCGCCCCCGCGTGGGCCCGCCCAGACAGCCTTCGGCGACGGTGCCCTCGCCGAGGGGCTGCGTCGCGGTGCCGACCACTACGGGCTGGATGCGGCCACCTTCGGCCCTGACACATGGATGAGTGACATCCTGACCTGGGCACACGAACATGATCTGCAAACGCTGGTGACCGCCTACGCGCCCATCGGCCCAACGCGCAGCGCCCTACACGACCTTGCAGCTTCGGTAGCCAGCGAGGGCATCACCCTTATCCAACTGCGCCGGGACTACGACTCCCTGGCCTGGCCCCACGCGAAGGCAGGATTCTTCGGCCTGAAGAAGAAGATCCCCGCCTTGGTCGACGCCCTTACCCCCTAG
- a CDS encoding AraC family transcriptional regulator, which yields MDASLTPLVMSWRSTALALPLLCGVVCLWHLYGRELERRSVGWLGIFFACAAISVLPQIIGFAGAYDRWPDLTFAPMDLALWFGPTLYLHVHSLVYRSTPPWCWWLFAPGAAYFAYQSWAFLLLPDVATKWAFNDSIHEPYVLPVVFAGALGLILFTLVEIWRLRRRYLRWLADHHSDGDRFEPRWLVRFVVIGVPLAGAWALEYVLGSAFGFDYFQRYWGNFAAVILLFALCSEALARIDAAFPKMDATAPAAAAPALEAAKDWRAEGERLRAATLAQQWHLQSGLSLQRLSRLFGMNQSYLSRTLNLGLEQTFSQFVNGLRVEHAKSLLNDPMLPLLDIAHASGFGSKASFNRAFREHAGMTPSQMRQELTSQRSETRPNTV from the coding sequence TTGGACGCCTCACTAACACCGCTCGTCATGAGTTGGCGCAGCACGGCGCTGGCCCTACCGCTGCTGTGTGGCGTGGTCTGCCTCTGGCACCTTTACGGCCGTGAGCTGGAGCGTCGGTCCGTAGGCTGGCTAGGAATTTTCTTCGCCTGCGCTGCAATCAGCGTGCTGCCCCAGATCATCGGCTTCGCTGGCGCCTACGATCGCTGGCCGGATCTCACCTTCGCCCCGATGGACCTGGCCCTGTGGTTCGGCCCGACGCTCTACCTTCATGTGCACAGCCTGGTGTACCGCTCGACGCCGCCCTGGTGCTGGTGGCTGTTCGCCCCCGGTGCCGCCTACTTCGCGTACCAGAGCTGGGCCTTTCTGTTACTACCCGACGTCGCCACCAAGTGGGCCTTCAACGACAGCATCCACGAGCCCTACGTGCTGCCCGTCGTGTTCGCGGGCGCCCTGGGCTTGATCCTCTTCACGCTGGTGGAGATCTGGCGCCTGCGCCGACGCTACCTGCGCTGGCTGGCAGACCATCACTCGGATGGCGACCGCTTCGAGCCGCGCTGGCTGGTGCGCTTCGTCGTGATCGGCGTGCCCCTGGCCGGTGCGTGGGCACTCGAGTACGTGCTCGGCAGCGCCTTCGGTTTCGATTACTTCCAACGCTACTGGGGCAACTTCGCCGCCGTGATCCTGTTGTTTGCGCTCTGTAGCGAGGCGCTGGCGCGCATCGACGCGGCGTTTCCCAAGATGGATGCGACGGCCCCCGCTGCTGCCGCCCCGGCCCTCGAGGCGGCGAAGGACTGGCGGGCCGAAGGGGAGCGTTTGCGCGCCGCCACCCTGGCCCAGCAATGGCACCTGCAGTCGGGCCTGTCCCTGCAGCGCCTTTCGCGCCTGTTCGGCATGAACCAGAGCTACCTCTCGCGCACGCTCAACCTGGGGCTCGAGCAGACCTTCTCCCAGTTCGTGAACGGTCTGCGCGTGGAGCATGCGAAGTCCCTGCTCAACGATCCCATGCTGCCCCTCCTCGACATCGCCCACGCGAGTGGCTTCGGCTCGAAGGCGAGCTTCAATCGCGCCTTTCGTGAGCACGCAGGCATGACACCGAGCCAGATGCGCCAAGAGTTGACGTCTCAAAGGAGCGAAACCCGGCCAAATACCGTGTGA